Proteins from one Nicotiana tabacum cultivar K326 chromosome 23, ASM71507v2, whole genome shotgun sequence genomic window:
- the LOC107759499 gene encoding uncharacterized protein LOC107759499: MATRTRDTAPPGKEKRGTSPSPKRSTTNTSKTTSPVRKQADPTTTLNKNIPSYLKPTIARSKKSASSTDLHNIQINNNKSSLLTRRRSFDNKPPLPSSSPKTRISPNPRERIPRSSSSLSAKTSTSQKPLLDKFSKTSKDAIGKQRGAGQNSRPVPQKMTTTTIRKHDSTNGSSTKTSVVTNSQVEQSEPEEDHQELTIHETEKEMNVSDGEMAANSDAGENDSGVDDHEETNGNVNNAELEEIKAAAESSSIVEENQELKIEEPEENPQVEEPEEISNEPNETDSEKEKEEVINVSSQELKVEDEGRNQEKEAAIIEETEAVQQQELCLNPKQVAVTEAVPEKNTTVESSKPQHQVVQGKNKESVVSNNVIEETASKLRKQRKNKVRALAGAFETVISLQDK, encoded by the coding sequence atGGCAACAAGGACAAGGGACACTGCTCCTCCTGGAAAGGAGAAGAGAGGGACATCTCCATCTCCAAAGAGAAGCACCACCAACACATCAAAGACAACTTCTCCTGTCCGAAAACAAGCTGATCCAACAACTACCTTAAACAAGAACATTCCCAGTTACCTCAAACCAACAATTGCTCGATCCAAGAAGTCTGCATCCTCAACTGACCTTCACAACAttcaaattaataataataaatcttCTCTTCTAACTCGAAGAAGATCATTCGATAATAAGCCTCCCCTGCCTTCTTCCTCACCAAAAACTCGAATTTCCCCTAATCCTAGGGAGAGAATTCCTCGTTCATCGTCATCTTTATCAGCCAAGACTTCTACTTCCCAGAAACCCCTTTTGGATAAATTCTCAAAAACTAGTAAGGATGCCATTGGAAAACAACGTGGTGCTGGCCAAAATTCTAGGCCAGTCCCCCAAAAAATGACAACCACGACCATCAGGAAGCATGATAGCACTAATGGTTCAAGTACAAAAACATCAGTAGTAACAAATTCACAGGTTGAACAGTCAGAGCCAGAAGAAGATCATCAAGAATTAACAATCCATGAAACCGAAAAGGAAATGAATGTAAGTGATGGCGAAATGGCTGCTAATTCTGATGCAGGGGAGAATGATTCGGGCGTGGATGATCATGAAGAGACTAATGGAAATGTAAACAATGCGGAATTGGAGGAAATCAAAGCTGCAGCTGAATCGTCATCCATAGTTGAGGAAAATCAAGAACTCAAGATTgaagaaccagaagaaaatccaCAGGTTGAAGAACCAGAAGAAATCAGCAATGAGCCTAATGAAACTGATtcagagaaggaaaaagaagaagttataaATGTATCATCTCAAGAATTGAAAGTGGAAGATGAAGGAAGAAATCAAGAAAAGGAAGCTGCCATAATAGAAGAAACAGAAGCAGTACAACAACAAGAACTATGTCTCAATCCCAAGCAAGTTGCAGTAACTGAGGCAGTGCCGGAGAAAAATACGACAGTGGAATCATCAAAACCTCAACATCAAGTGGTGCAAGGCAAGAATAAGGAATCAGTGGTTTCAAATAATGTGATCGAAGAGACTGCAAGCAAACTAAGGAAGCAAAGGAAGAACAAAGTAAGAGCATTGGCTGGTGCCTTTGAAACTGTCATCTCCCTGCAAGATAAATGA